One Silene latifolia isolate original U9 population unplaced genomic scaffold, ASM4854445v1 scaffold_291, whole genome shotgun sequence DNA window includes the following coding sequences:
- the LOC141639181 gene encoding uncharacterized protein LOC141639181: protein MEHFQECVSLCYMEDLIATGALFTWTNKQETTDRVYSRLYRAMGNLEWMDLFGDYISHFHPEGLFDHCPCTLVDKLFDIGGRKSFKYFNMWGSADCFKDSVKGIWDHVYHGTKMFCVVKKLKALKPVLKDINKHCFSDIENNTNIASFALEQIQKDLVSNPGNCELIQKEMDLACNLRELLNARNSFLSQKAKVQWSLEGDLNTSFFHHTIKKRLMLNKVFQIEDPDGILCTEGDAIQQAFLRYYQELLGTQMELRLNIASLVFLMESHPRPDGFTSRFYKDAWDIVGDEICGAITNFFDTGKLLTQINATNITLIPKIDRPTSVKHFRPISCCNVLYKAISKLMCTRRLLFCSILGMASPRCMLKLDLQKAYDSIEWSFVDHMLQALNFPDKFRQLLMGPVNFLSLASGLKVNAAKSEVVFNGVSRDLKQDITSISAFGRIEAICRNFMWSGNNEYHRCPLVAWDKVYCSKKEGGLNIKEVKRCGTLQIVGKLVNWIYTKADRLWVLWIDHVYMKGADWHSYSPPPDSNWNWRNICRVQDTLKVGFVDGQWVPSSKGYSVGSGYHWLQGPHPPRGYKTVWDN, encoded by the exons ATGGAACACTTCCAGGAGTGTGTTTCCTTATGTTATATGGAAGATCTCATAGCTACAGGTGCACTTTTTACCTGGACCAACAAGCAGGAAACTACTGATAGAGTCTATAGTAGACTGTATAGAGCTATGGGGAATTTGGAATGGATGGATTTATTTGGGGATTACATTTCTCATTTTCACCCTGAAGGTTTATTTGATCACTGTCCCTGCACTTTGGTGGACAAACTTTTTGATATAGGTGGTAGGAAGAGCTttaaatattttaacatgtggggaTCTGCTGACTGCTTCAAGGACAGTGTTAAGGGTATTTGGGATCATGTTTATCATGGCACTAAAATGTTTTGTGTGGTTAAGAAGTTGAAAGCCCTTAAACCTGTACTAAAAGACATCAACAAACACTGCTTCTCTGATATTGAAAACAATACTAATATAGCCAGTTTTGCTCTGGAACAGATTCAGAAGGATCTTGTGAGTAATCCTGGTAATTGTGAACTTATTCAGAAGGAAATGGACTTGGCCTGCAATCTTAGGGAGCTTCTTAATGCAAGAAATAGCTTCTTATCTCAGAAGGCTAAGGTTCAATGGTCTCTTGAGGGGGATTTAAACACCTCTTTTTTTCATCATACAATTAAAAAGAGACTAATGCTCAACAAGGTGTTTCAGATTGAGGACCCGGATGGCATCTTATGTACTGAGGGTGATGCTATACAGCAAGCTTTCCTTAGGTATTATCAGGAGCTCTTGGGGACTCAAATGGAG CTGAGATTAAACATAGCATCTTTAGTATTCCTAATGGAAAGTCACCCGAGGCCGGATGGATTTACTAGCCGCTTCTATAAGGATGCTTGGGATATTGTTGGGGATGAGATTTGTGGAGCTATTACTAATTTCTTTGATACTGGTAAACTTTTAACTCAAATCAATGCTACCAATATTACTCTGATTCCTAAGATAGATAGGCCAACTAGTGTTAAACACTTTAGGCCTATCTCTTGTTGCAATGTGCTTTATAAAGCTATCTCTAAGCTCATGTGCACTAGACGGCTGCTATTTTGCTCGATATT GGGGATGGCCTCCCCTAGATGTATGTTAAAATTGGATTTGCAAAAGGCTTATGATTCTATTGAATGGTCTTTTGTGGATCATATGCTACAAGCTTTAAACTTTCCTGACAAGTTTAGGCAATTGCTTATG GGTCCCGTCAACTTTCTCTCGCTTGCCTCTGGTTTAAAGGTGAATGCAGCTAAATCTGAGGTTGTGTTCAATGGAGTATCTCGGGATTTAAAGCAGGACATTACTTCTATTTCGGCTTTCGGAAG AATAGAAGCTATTTGCAGGAATTTTATGTGGAGTGGTAATAATGAGTATCACAGGTGTCCTTTAGTAGCCTGGGACAAGGTCTACTGTAGTAAGAAAGAAGGAGGCTTGAATATCAAAGAGGTCAAAAGGTGTGGAACATTACAAATCGTTGGAAAGTTGGTTAATTGGATTTACACCAAGGCTGACAGGCTTTGGGTTCTCTGGATTGACCATGTTTATATGAAAGGGGCTGATTGGCATTCTTATTCTCCTCCTCCTGATTCTAATTGGAATTGGAGAAATATTTGTAGAGTTCAAGATACTTTAAAAGTTGGTTTTGTGGATGGCCAATGGGTACC